In Candidatus Accumulibacter cognatus, the genomic window GCATTTCGAGGTTGTGGTGCAATGCCTTGCCAAAGCCAAACCCCGGATCAAGGACCAGACGATCACTCGCTATCCCGGCAGTTCTTGCCAGATTTACACGGCTCTGAAGGAAATCCCGGACCTCGGTGACGACGTCGGTGTAGACGGGATTCTCCTGCATCGTCAATGGCTCGCCGCGCATGTGCATCAGACAGATCGCACAGTCGCTATCGGCCACCGCAGCAAGCGCGCCGGGCATGCGCAGCGCGTAGATGTCATTGATCATCGAAGCACCGTGCAGCAGTGCTGCGCGCATCACTTCAGGCTTGTAGGTATCGACGGAAATCGGCACCCCACAGCCAGTCAGGGCATCCAGCACCGGCAGCAGGCGTCCAAGTTCAACTTCGACACTCGTCGGCACTGCGCCTGGACGAGACGATTCGGCTCCGATATCGAGCATCTCCGCCCCTTCCCCGATCTGTCGGTGGGCATGCTCGATTGCCTTTGCAGTGTCGCTCGCCAAACCGTCACCGGAGAATGAATCCGCTGTCAGATTGACGATCCCCATCACTAGTGGACGGGCTAGTGAGAGTCTATGATCCCCGCAGCGAAGCAGCATCGGAAAAGTGGCACAAGTGTCAGATCGACCCCCTACCGCAGGCCCTGTGGCCGTGGCTTGTCACTACGCCCACTCAGGCCGGTGCGGTTGCGCTGGGCGCAGCATCTGGCGCATTGTGGTCCGGCTTGTTTGACGACGACGCCTGCGGCTGCTTGGGTGGGCGTGGTGGCTTGCCTTCCATTATGTCGTTGATCTGGTCGGCGTCAATCGTTTCCAGTTCGAGCAATGCCTCAGCCATCGCCTCGACCTTGTCGCGATGCTTATCGAGCAATCGACGTGCCAATGCATACTGCTCGTCAATGATTCGGCGGATTTCCGCGTCGACCTTCTCCATCGTTGCTTCGGACATGTTTTTGTGAGTGGTTACCGAGCGCCCAAGGAAAACTTCACCGTCGTTTTCCCCATAAACCATCGGACCAAGCGCGTCGGACATGCCGTAGCGGGTGACCATGTCACGTGCCATTTGTGTTGCCCGTTCAAAGTCGTTCGAGGCACCAGTGGTCATCTGGTTCATGAACAGCTCTTCAGCGATGCGCCCACCGAACAGAACGGCAATCCGACTCATCAGATAGACGCGGTCGTAAGCGTAGCGATCCTCTTCCGGAAGTTGCATGGTCAAACCGAGCGCACGACCACGAGGGATAATGGTCACCTTATGCACAGGATCGGATTTCGGCATCAGCTTGGCGACCACTGCGTGCCCGGATTCGTGAAAAGCCGTATTGCGCCTCTCGTCCTCGTTCATGACCATGCTGCGACGCTCGGCACCCATCATGATCTTATCCTTGGCCTTTTCGAAGTCTTCCATGTCAACCAGGCGCTTGTTGCCACGTGCTGCGAACAGCGCAGCTTCGTTGACTAGGTTGGCCAGATCAGCCCCGGAAAATCCGGGTGTTCCACGGGCAATGATGTCCGCCTTGACGTCTGGGGACAGCGGCACCTTGCGCATATGCACCACGAGAATCTGTTCGCGCCCACGGATATCGGGAAGAGGGACGACCACCTGCCTGTCGAAACGTCCCGGGCGCATCAGAGCCGGGTCGAGCACGTCGGGACGGTTGGTGGCGGCGATCACGATGACCCCGACACTGGCCTCAAAGCCATCCATCTCGACCAGCATCTGGTTGAGCGTCTGCTCGCGTTCGTCATTGCCGCCTCCAAGTCCAGCGCCACGCTGACGACCCACCGCATCCAGCTCATCGATGAAGATGATGCAGGGCGCATGTTTCTTGGCGTTTTCGAACATGTCGCGAACGCGCGCCGCGCCGACACCTACGAACATCTCGACAAAGTCGGAACCAGAAATCGAGAAGAAAGGCACCTTGGCCTCACCGGCAATCGCTTTGGCGAGCAAAGTCTTGCCGGTACCGGGATTGCCAACCAACAGCACGCCCTTCGGGATACGCCCACCGAGTTTCTGGAATTTCGACGGATCGCGAAGGAAATCGACGAGTTCCGAGACCTCCTCCTTGGCCTCGTCGCAACCGGCCACATCAGCAAAGGTGATGGTATTGGTTGACTCGTCGAGCAGCCGTGCCTTGCTTTTGCCGAACGAGAACGCGCCGCCGCGTCCGCCGCCCTGCATCTGGCGCATGAAGAAAATCCACACACCGATCAAGAGCAACATCGGGAACCAGCTGACGAAGATGCT contains:
- the folP gene encoding dihydropteroate synthase, producing the protein MLLRCGDHRLSLARPLVMGIVNLTADSFSGDGLASDTAKAIEHAHRQIGEGAEMLDIGAESSRPGAVPTSVEVELGRLLPVLDALTGCGVPISVDTYKPEVMRAALLHGASMINDIYALRMPGALAAVADSDCAICLMHMRGEPLTMQENPVYTDVVTEVRDFLQSRVNLARTAGIASDRLVLDPGFGFGKALHHNLEMLRRFAEFTVIGLPVLAGISRKSMLGAITSRTVEDRLAASVAAALLAAQRGARLLRVHDVAQTRDALAIWLALENQ
- a CDS encoding ATP-dependent metallopeptidase FtsH/Yme1/Tma family protein — its product is MNNMFKNLAVWLVIGLVLMTVFNQFNNRQVTQSSMEYSQFIEEVGKGTIAKVVIEGRVLKATTTDGRKLTSYAPPDLWMVSDLLKHGVKIEAKPEEEQSFLMSIFVSWFPMLLLIGVWIFFMRQMQGGGRGGAFSFGKSKARLLDESTNTITFADVAGCDEAKEEVSELVDFLRDPSKFQKLGGRIPKGVLLVGNPGTGKTLLAKAIAGEAKVPFFSISGSDFVEMFVGVGAARVRDMFENAKKHAPCIIFIDELDAVGRQRGAGLGGGNDEREQTLNQMLVEMDGFEASVGVIVIAATNRPDVLDPALMRPGRFDRQVVVPLPDIRGREQILVVHMRKVPLSPDVKADIIARGTPGFSGADLANLVNEAALFAARGNKRLVDMEDFEKAKDKIMMGAERRSMVMNEDERRNTAFHESGHAVVAKLMPKSDPVHKVTIIPRGRALGLTMQLPEEDRYAYDRVYLMSRIAVLFGGRIAEELFMNQMTTGASNDFERATQMARDMVTRYGMSDALGPMVYGENDGEVFLGRSVTTHKNMSEATMEKVDAEIRRIIDEQYALARRLLDKHRDKVEAMAEALLELETIDADQINDIMEGKPPRPPKQPQASSSNKPDHNAPDAAPSATAPA